From one Bacillota bacterium genomic stretch:
- a CDS encoding MFS transporter, which translates to MLKYNYIKDKNFLLLFFGNLVSGIGSRIYGFGIALFLLDLTGKATVTATYIGIWSFIVFLCGPIAATFTDKWKKKVKVLYLTDFGRGIIYISVGLLVSYFMKTNNTSMILVVIYSALFFIAIQSAFFAPATTALIPQLVEKNELVSASSIMQITRSVQTIAGLLFGAVLYLNFGIVLLMVINGISFILSAISEMFIKYDTPKNLDRIILAENNNVNKDRVQNSNSKIGKIIEHIYVEIKEAVRYIFHEGKPILMITLIVLVSTTLTAPWFSVGVPYMIKEYFTFDGVIAPEYLLALSEFAESIGIIILSIVISIIASKFKIYQLFRIGGSLFILLAFLYYMIIRSFDVEIITINMFIIGFILINFMAGSINAIVNAPLQASMQKYIEPDKIGKVSMLIDCIGGILFPITALLAGFFIDNYSIYYPLAMMIAGMVIITLIAFRSKELKKLT; encoded by the coding sequence ATGTTAAAGTACAATTATATTAAAGACAAAAACTTTTTGCTATTATTTTTCGGAAATTTAGTTAGTGGAATCGGTAGTCGAATATATGGGTTTGGAATTGCATTGTTTTTGCTTGACCTGACAGGGAAAGCAACCGTGACTGCAACCTACATTGGAATTTGGTCCTTCATTGTTTTCCTATGTGGACCCATTGCAGCAACTTTCACGGATAAATGGAAAAAGAAAGTCAAAGTACTTTATCTTACCGATTTTGGTCGAGGAATCATCTATATATCTGTTGGATTACTTGTTTCCTATTTTATGAAAACAAATAACACATCAATGATTTTAGTTGTTATTTATTCAGCGTTATTCTTTATTGCAATTCAAAGCGCCTTTTTTGCACCAGCTACTACCGCTTTGATTCCTCAATTAGTTGAAAAAAATGAATTAGTGTCTGCAAGTTCTATTATGCAAATAACAAGAAGCGTTCAAACTATTGCAGGGTTACTATTTGGTGCAGTACTTTATTTGAATTTTGGAATTGTTCTTTTAATGGTCATTAATGGAATTAGTTTTATCTTGTCTGCAATTTCAGAAATGTTCATTAAATACGATACTCCTAAAAATTTAGATCGAATAATTTTAGCAGAAAATAATAATGTAAATAAAGATAGAGTTCAAAATTCTAATTCGAAAATCGGAAAAATTATTGAACACATCTATGTTGAAATCAAAGAAGCAGTTCGTTACATTTTTCATGAAGGAAAACCAATACTTATGATAACTTTAATAGTTTTAGTAAGTACTACCCTTACTGCGCCATGGTTTAGTGTGGGAGTCCCATATATGATTAAAGAGTATTTTACGTTTGATGGAGTAATAGCTCCTGAATATCTGCTTGCATTATCAGAATTTGCTGAAAGCATTGGAATTATCATCTTAAGCATTGTAATTAGTATAATTGCAAGCAAATTCAAGATATATCAATTGTTTCGAATCGGAGGCAGTTTATTCATTTTATTAGCTTTTTTATATTATATGATAATTCGTTCTTTTGATGTGGAAATTATTACCATTAATATGTTTATTATAGGTTTTATATTGATTAATTTTATGGCAGGATCTATTAATGCTATTGTCAATGCCCCGCTTCAAGCATCGATGCAAAAGTATATTGAACCAGATAAAATAGGAAAAGTTAGTATGCTAATTGATTGTATAGGTGGAATATTATTTCCAATTACGGCATTGCTTGCAGGATTCTTTATAGATAATTACAGCATTTATTATCCTTTAGCAATGATGATTGCTGGAATGGTAATTATTACATTGATTGCTTTTAGGAGTAAAGAACTAAAAAAATTAACTTAA
- a CDS encoding GNAT family N-acetyltransferase: protein MKSFKLIKLNEQHKEKYLEYVKDWKDEKMSPFTSRMFGLPFETYLELLEKQENIETVKIGYMPSSTFVFVDEEEEIYGVVNIRHQLNELLTNIGGHIGYGIKPSKRRLGYAKIMLNLALLEAKNRGIDKALLICNKDNLPSKKTIERCGGLFENEFIEENKNVVLRYWIEVK from the coding sequence ATGAAATCATTTAAATTAATTAAATTAAATGAGCAACATAAAGAGAAATATCTAGAGTATGTCAAAGACTGGAAAGACGAAAAAATGTCTCCATTTACTTCTAGAATGTTTGGGTTGCCTTTTGAAACGTATTTAGAACTTTTAGAAAAACAAGAAAACATAGAAACGGTAAAAATAGGATATATGCCGTCTTCAACGTTTGTTTTTGTTGACGAAGAGGAAGAAATTTATGGTGTTGTAAACATCAGGCATCAATTAAATGAGTTGCTAACCAATATAGGAGGGCATATAGGATACGGGATTAAACCATCAAAACGAAGATTAGGTTATGCTAAAATCATGTTAAATTTAGCACTTCTTGAAGCGAAAAATAGAGGGATTGACAAAGCACTACTTATTTGCAATAAAGATAATTTGCCTTCCAAAAAAACAATTGAAAGATGTGGGGGTCTTTTTGAGAATGAGTTTATAGAAGAAAACAAAAATGTAGTTTTAAGATATTGGATTGAAGTTAAATAG
- a CDS encoding ABC transporter ATP-binding protein, with protein sequence MNVIEIKELNKYYGTSRGLEEATFEVQEGEIFGFVGPNGAGKTTLIRVLLGLIQKSKGYASIFGEEINEESWQINDDIGYLPSEAFFFPEMKVMEVLTFYKNMRKVSDSKMLELIDLFDLDINKIVSQLSFGNKKKLGIVVALLHEPKLLILDEPTTGLDPLMQQTFLNFLLEEKKKGVTVFLSSHVLSEVEKVCDRVALIRDGVVSFIFKMSEINIKEHKKIILSPPMLDQNIPGLILTKTIDNEAFYDYEGNINTLIQSVGLQSFQNITIRDASLEEIVLKYYKKELE encoded by the coding sequence ATGAATGTAATTGAAATCAAAGAGCTAAATAAATACTATGGAACTTCTCGAGGATTAGAAGAAGCTACATTTGAAGTACAAGAAGGGGAAATCTTTGGTTTTGTGGGGCCTAATGGAGCTGGGAAAACTACCTTGATTCGCGTATTACTTGGCTTAATTCAAAAATCAAAAGGATATGCAAGTATTTTTGGAGAAGAAATAAATGAAGAATCTTGGCAAATAAATGATGATATTGGTTATCTTCCAAGTGAAGCTTTTTTCTTTCCAGAAATGAAGGTAATGGAAGTATTAACCTTCTATAAAAACATGAGAAAAGTTTCAGATTCAAAAATGCTTGAATTAATCGATTTATTTGATTTAGATATTAATAAAATAGTAAGTCAACTCTCTTTTGGAAATAAAAAGAAATTAGGAATAGTAGTTGCATTACTACACGAACCTAAATTACTTATTTTAGATGAACCAACTACAGGCCTTGATCCACTCATGCAACAAACATTTCTTAACTTTTTACTTGAAGAAAAGAAAAAAGGAGTTACCGTTTTTTTATCCAGTCATGTATTAAGTGAAGTTGAAAAAGTTTGTGATAGAGTCGCTTTGATTCGTGATGGTGTTGTTAGTTTTATTTTCAAAATGAGTGAAATCAATATAAAAGAACATAAAAAGATAATTTTATCTCCTCCAATGTTAGATCAAAACATTCCTGGATTGATTTTAACCAAAACAATTGATAATGAAGCTTTTTACGATTACGAAGGTAACATCAATACGTTGATTCAAAGTGTTGGTCTTCAGTCTTTTCAAAATATTACCATTCGCGATGCTTCCTTAGAAGAAATTGTATTAAAATACTACAAGAAGGAGTTGGAATAA
- a CDS encoding flotillin family protein, with product MFNTFLKIEVVGLIITIIVLVFTVLIFIVSRIKKCPSDKIMVVYGKVGNNLDGTNKSATCIHGGARFIYPFIQAYQFLDLTPISISVDLKSALSRQNIRIDVPSRFTVGISTEPGIMQNAAERLLGLQLPEVQELAKDIIFGQLRLIIATMDIEEINTNRDKFLEAVSDNVETELKKIGLRLINVNVTDINDESGYIEALGKEAAAKAINDAKKSVAEKNRDGSIGEANAVRDQRIQVASANSTAIAGENDSLGKISQSNATRREIEAESLRRAQTAEKIAAAKALEDAYVAEQSAELARATREKATLEADVLVRTEIEKEKLVIEAEATAEQSRRRAKGEADGNFSKMEAEARGTFEVLSKQSEGFMLLVKAAGGKPDEAIKMLIADKLETLVAIQVEAIKNLKIDKVTVWDSGSSKDGTTSTANFLSSLMKSIPPMKELFNMAGMELPKYLGEELKTETKVEVKVEEPKIEVVKKEAK from the coding sequence ATGTTTAATACTTTTTTAAAAATTGAAGTCGTAGGATTAATTATTACCATTATTGTCCTGGTATTTACAGTATTAATTTTTATTGTATCAAGAATTAAAAAATGCCCATCTGATAAAATTATGGTTGTTTATGGAAAAGTAGGAAATAATTTAGATGGGACGAATAAATCCGCAACTTGTATTCATGGTGGAGCAAGATTTATCTATCCATTTATTCAAGCATATCAATTTTTAGATTTAACACCAATTTCAATTAGTGTGGATTTAAAAAGTGCACTTTCAAGACAAAATATTAGAATTGATGTACCATCTAGATTTACAGTAGGTATTTCAACAGAACCTGGAATTATGCAAAATGCTGCTGAAAGATTATTAGGTCTTCAATTACCTGAAGTTCAAGAATTAGCAAAAGACATTATTTTCGGACAACTTCGTTTAATTATTGCAACGATGGATATTGAAGAAATCAATACAAATCGAGACAAATTCTTAGAAGCTGTTTCTGATAACGTAGAAACAGAACTTAAAAAAATTGGATTAAGACTTATTAACGTTAACGTAACCGATATTAATGATGAATCTGGATACATCGAAGCTTTAGGAAAAGAAGCAGCTGCTAAAGCAATTAATGATGCAAAAAAATCAGTTGCAGAAAAAAACAGAGATGGTTCAATTGGTGAGGCCAACGCTGTAAGAGACCAAAGAATTCAAGTTGCTAGTGCTAACTCAACTGCTATTGCAGGTGAAAATGATTCTCTTGGAAAAATTTCTCAATCCAATGCTACCCGAAGAGAAATAGAAGCAGAATCATTAAGAAGAGCTCAAACCGCAGAAAAAATCGCCGCAGCGAAAGCTTTAGAAGATGCTTATGTTGCAGAACAAAGTGCTGAATTAGCTCGTGCTACCCGTGAAAAAGCTACTCTTGAAGCAGATGTTTTGGTTCGAACTGAAATTGAGAAGGAAAAATTAGTTATTGAAGCCGAAGCCACTGCAGAGCAATCAAGAAGAAGAGCAAAAGGTGAAGCAGATGGTAACTTTTCGAAAATGGAAGCTGAAGCAAGAGGTACTTTTGAAGTTCTGTCAAAACAATCCGAAGGATTTATGCTTTTAGTGAAGGCTGCAGGCGGAAAACCTGATGAAGCTATTAAAATGTTAATTGCTGATAAACTAGAAACTTTAGTTGCTATTCAAGTTGAAGCTATTAAAAATCTTAAGATTGATAAAGTTACCGTTTGGGACAGTGGATCTTCTAAAGATGGAACTACCTCAACCGCAAACTTTCTTTCATCCTTAATGAAATCTATTCCACCTATGAAAGAATTGTTTAATATGGCAGGAATGGAATTACCTAAATATCTAGGAGAAGAACTTAAAACCGAAACAAAAGTCGAAGTGAAAGTTGAAGAACCTAAAATAGAAGTAGTAAAGAAAGAAGCTAAATAA
- a CDS encoding PLP-dependent aminotransferase family protein → MITIFFNRESKIPMYEQLYRYIKKLIHLNELFANEKMPSKRKLATHLKISQVTVESAYQQLLAEGYLRSIPKSGFYVEPSVHHFFDDHSQPKEETTSQKPKKEIYLYDFKTNVVDSRNSPYNSWVKLEKEVVLETQIDLINQMDSQGVKPLREQIASYLYQFRGIKTTPDRIIVGAGSEFLIGLLILILGKESEYALEDPGYTKIQKLYQAYGAKTNYIFLDEQGFSLELLKQTKANIIHVSPSHQFPSGKVIPIARRIALLKWAQEKDNRYIIEDDYDSEFRFSGNPIPAMQGLDYNGKVIYLNSFSKSIAPTLRISFMVLPESLLHEYNTKFKFISNTVPVLNQLILSRFIEKGLFERHLNKMKGIYKEKRNTFIELIKHSKFGPVCKVIGEEAGLHFLLEFPNNVSEEWLIERAKKEKIRIYGLKEYFNCKTNRPEFPAIVMGYSNFLENDFISAIKLLERAWKKTYEII, encoded by the coding sequence ATGATAACAATCTTTTTTAACAGAGAATCAAAAATTCCGATGTATGAACAGCTGTACCGTTATATCAAAAAACTAATTCATTTAAATGAATTGTTTGCCAATGAAAAAATGCCTTCTAAAAGGAAACTAGCAACGCATTTAAAAATTAGTCAAGTGACTGTTGAGTCTGCTTATCAACAATTACTCGCTGAAGGATATTTGCGTTCCATCCCAAAAAGCGGATTTTATGTAGAACCATCTGTGCATCATTTTTTTGATGATCATAGCCAACCTAAAGAGGAAACAACCTCACAAAAGCCAAAAAAGGAAATATATCTTTATGATTTTAAAACGAATGTAGTTGATTCAAGAAATTCACCTTATAATTCTTGGGTGAAACTTGAAAAAGAAGTTGTATTAGAAACTCAAATTGATTTAATAAATCAAATGGATTCTCAAGGAGTGAAGCCTTTAAGAGAACAAATTGCTTCCTATTTGTATCAATTTAGAGGAATCAAAACAACGCCTGATCGGATAATTGTAGGAGCAGGTTCAGAATTTCTGATTGGACTTTTGATTTTAATTTTAGGAAAAGAAAGTGAATATGCACTAGAAGATCCTGGTTACACAAAAATTCAAAAGTTATATCAAGCATATGGAGCGAAAACAAATTATATTTTTCTAGATGAACAAGGATTTAGTTTGGAATTACTAAAACAAACAAAAGCTAACATTATTCACGTGTCACCAAGTCATCAATTTCCTTCTGGAAAAGTCATTCCCATTGCAAGAAGAATTGCGCTTTTAAAATGGGCTCAAGAAAAAGACAACCGATATATTATTGAAGATGATTATGATAGTGAATTTCGTTTCTCAGGAAATCCAATTCCTGCGATGCAAGGGTTAGATTATAATGGGAAAGTGATTTATTTAAACTCGTTTTCAAAGAGCATAGCTCCAACATTACGAATTAGTTTTATGGTCTTGCCAGAATCCTTATTGCATGAGTACAACACAAAGTTTAAATTCATTTCAAATACAGTGCCAGTTTTGAATCAACTTATCTTAAGTCGTTTTATTGAAAAAGGGTTATTTGAGCGACATTTAAATAAAATGAAAGGAATTTACAAAGAAAAAAGAAATACTTTTATTGAATTGATTAAACATAGTAAATTTGGGCCAGTTTGCAAAGTAATTGGAGAAGAAGCAGGCCTTCATTTTTTACTGGAATTTCCCAATAATGTATCGGAAGAATGGCTTATTGAACGTGCGAAAAAAGAAAAAATTCGTATTTATGGATTAAAAGAATATTTTAATTGTAAAACCAATCGACCGGAATTTCCAGCAATTGTCATGGGTTACTCTAATTTTCTTGAAAATGACTTTATCAGTGCAATTAAACTTTTAGAAAGGGCGTGGAAAAAAACGTATGAAATCATTTAA
- the pdxS gene encoding pyridoxal 5'-phosphate synthase lyase subunit PdxS — MDNKRYELNKELAQMLKGGVIMDVTSAQQAKIAEEAGACAVMALERIPADIRKVGGVSRMSDPKLIKEIQAAVSIPVMAKVRIGHFVEAEILEALEIDYIDESEVLSPADDIYHIDKTNFNVPFVCGAKNLGEALRRIDEGASMIRTKGEPGTGDIIQAVRHMRLIQSEMRRISSLREDELFNAAKELQVPIHLLKYVHEFGKLPVVNFAAGGIATPADAALMMKLGAEGVFVGSGIFKSGNPAKRARAIVQAVTNFNDAKLLASLSEDIGEAMVGINESEIALLMANRGE, encoded by the coding sequence ATGGATAATAAACGTTATGAACTAAACAAAGAACTTGCTCAAATGTTAAAAGGCGGAGTAATTATGGACGTTACTTCAGCACAACAAGCTAAAATTGCTGAAGAAGCTGGAGCTTGTGCAGTTATGGCTTTAGAAAGAATCCCAGCAGATATCCGAAAAGTTGGAGGAGTATCTAGAATGAGTGATCCAAAACTCATTAAAGAAATTCAAGCTGCTGTGTCCATTCCTGTCATGGCAAAAGTTCGAATTGGACATTTTGTTGAAGCGGAAATTCTGGAAGCCCTTGAAATTGATTACATCGATGAATCCGAAGTGTTATCTCCTGCAGATGATATTTATCATATTGATAAAACGAATTTCAATGTTCCATTTGTTTGTGGAGCGAAGAATTTAGGAGAGGCTTTAAGACGAATTGATGAAGGGGCTTCTATGATTCGTACAAAAGGCGAACCTGGAACCGGTGATATCATTCAAGCAGTAAGACATATGCGTTTAATTCAAAGTGAAATGAGAAGAATTTCTTCTTTAAGAGAAGACGAATTATTTAATGCCGCAAAAGAATTACAAGTTCCTATTCACTTATTAAAATATGTTCATGAATTCGGAAAACTTCCTGTTGTAAACTTTGCTGCAGGCGGAATTGCAACTCCTGCTGATGCTGCTTTAATGATGAAACTAGGTGCTGAAGGTGTCTTTGTGGGATCAGGAATCTTTAAATCTGGAAATCCTGCCAAAAGAGCACGTGCTATCGTTCAAGCGGTAACCAACTTTAACGACGCTAAACTTCTTGCTTCTTTATCTGAAGACATTGGAGAAGCAATGGTTGGTATCAACGAAAGCGAAATTGCATTATTAATGGCAAACAGAGGAGAATAA
- a CDS encoding class I SAM-dependent methyltransferase, which produces MNEVCKICQCATIEIYHPILKGNYYYCKNCEFISKDEDNLISEAQELKIYNFHNNSLENLGYVTFLKEFVNHSVLPFANGKKVLDFGSGPTPVLAHILKEDYDFEVEIYDLFFSPLKVYETQKYDVITSTEVIEHLQNPLIYFALFKSLLAKDGILSIMTLFHPNDEDKFIDWYYIRDHSHISFYTTKTIEFIAKKNGLKMIYTNNHRYITLQNK; this is translated from the coding sequence ATGAATGAAGTTTGTAAAATTTGTCAATGTGCAACAATAGAGATATATCATCCGATTTTAAAAGGTAATTATTATTATTGCAAAAATTGTGAATTTATTTCTAAAGACGAAGATAATTTAATATCTGAAGCACAGGAATTAAAAATCTATAATTTTCACAACAACAGTTTGGAAAATTTAGGATATGTAACTTTCTTAAAAGAATTTGTTAACCATTCCGTATTACCGTTTGCAAATGGTAAAAAGGTGTTAGATTTTGGAAGTGGTCCTACACCAGTATTAGCTCATATATTAAAAGAAGACTATGATTTTGAAGTTGAAATATATGATCTGTTTTTTTCACCATTAAAAGTGTATGAAACCCAAAAATACGATGTAATTACCTCAACTGAAGTCATTGAACATTTACAAAATCCGTTAATTTATTTTGCTTTATTTAAATCACTCTTAGCTAAAGATGGCATTCTTTCAATTATGACCTTATTTCATCCAAATGATGAAGATAAATTTATTGATTGGTATTATATAAGAGATCATAGTCATATATCATTTTATACAACGAAAACAATCGAATTTATAGCAAAAAAAAATGGGCTTAAAATGATATATACAAATAATCATCGTTACATTACTCTTCAAAACAAATAG
- the pdxT gene encoding pyridoxal 5'-phosphate synthase glutaminase subunit PdxT codes for MKIGILAVQGAFKEHADTLDKLNISHFEIRQRKDLDTKMDGLILPGGESTVMKKLITDLQLFDKLFDLIQAGLPVFGTCAGLLLLANEISNDERTVFKTMHVTVKRNAFGRQLGSFKAFDLFEGKTIPMIFIRAPYIESVSPDVTILSTVNGLIVAARQNNQLATAFHPELTDDTTIHEYFITMCKNASLN; via the coding sequence ATGAAAATCGGAATACTTGCTGTTCAAGGAGCATTTAAAGAACACGCTGACACACTTGACAAACTTAACATATCTCATTTTGAAATTAGACAACGAAAAGATTTAGACACAAAAATGGATGGTTTAATTTTACCGGGTGGCGAAAGCACCGTTATGAAAAAATTGATAACTGATTTACAACTTTTTGATAAACTTTTTGATTTGATTCAAGCTGGATTGCCTGTATTTGGCACTTGTGCAGGCTTATTATTACTAGCAAATGAAATCTCAAATGATGAAAGAACTGTATTTAAAACAATGCATGTCACGGTAAAACGAAATGCATTTGGAAGACAACTTGGCAGTTTTAAAGCGTTTGATCTATTTGAAGGCAAAACCATTCCAATGATTTTCATTAGAGCGCCATACATTGAGTCAGTTTCACCAGATGTAACGATATTATCTACCGTTAATGGATTAATTGTTGCTGCAAGACAAAACAATCAATTAGCAACAGCTTTTCATCCTGAATTAACTGATGATACAACAATTCACGAATATTTTATAACAATGTGTAAAAACGCTTCTTTAAATTAG